Within the Eucalyptus grandis isolate ANBG69807.140 chromosome 1, ASM1654582v1, whole genome shotgun sequence genome, the region GTATGTTAAAATCGAGGTTAAGTTGGTCAGACCAGTTAGAGGCTTTGATGGCTCTCTAGGTTTTGACGATGATAGCTTGTCAATAGGTGAAGTCGTCAACTTTTAGTTGATGGTCCAATAGTGTATAGGCAAGTTTTTGGGAGTAAGAGTGCAGTGATATAGTTAGGTGACCTTGACATTTCCTAGGAATTATGTATTTCATATTTGCTTAAATGTTGTGTAAAGATAATAACCACTAAAGTTTGTATAAAGAGGCATATGTTTACTATTTTTAACTTGTGCAATTTTCTTGTATGGATTTACAAGAGTATTTTGTTGTGCTTCCACATgtcatggaaaaaaaatgtaatttcttAGGACATGTGTCACGCATGACGTTGCAGGGAACACATGAGACAATTATAGAACTCTATGACTAGAAAAACATTAACTATTTCGGCCCATTTATATTGTAAGGTTAATTAGTTTTGggagaaataccaaaaaatttataaaccaaTTACAATTGTGTCTATTTagttcttaactttttttttttggccaattgaatcctaaatcttttatatttgtgttaatttagtccattcgACAAATTTCGATCGGAAATAGCTAATGTAGATGTTAGCCATCCAAAGTGACACATCGTCTTTGAtgtagacaaattttaataatattttcaatttttcaatttttttttgttttttttttttttaaatttcgttCTTTGGTTTCTCGCTATGGCCAGCAAGGGTCGCTTGAGCTCGCTAGCCACTAGGCGAGGGCTACTAGCCTACCGTCaacgagggtcgcgaccctcgcccagatcttGGCTAGGCCGTGGCCGCCTTCACCCGCAAGTGAGAACCCATCTACTACCTCCTCTCGAATGTTCATGCTTAAGTAATGCAATCGCAAAACCTCAAAACCACATTACAATGAAAACATAGTCATAAAGATTTAAGCAAGGTGGCCTCACTTGCGGCTATTGTGGCCTCGCCTGGTGACCAACAAGCTCCAACGCCCCTCGCTAGCCATAgtgagaaacaaaagaaggaagggaaaaagtttaaaaattaattaaaaaaatcaaaaaaaaaatattgtcgaCGTCAATACTGCCCGCATAACATAGGACAGCCAGTGTTCACACCAgcaattttcgaccaaaattagtcggattgactgaatttgcacaaatttaaaaagtttaaaactcaattagcaaaaaatatatatatttataactaaattagtgcAATAGCAATAGAATtgtgacttttttggtaattttcacattagaTCTTAGATGGACCGGTTCCCAAgtagaaaatatgaaaattatacaattttatgaaaaaaaacaTGTGTTGGTCAAATTGTTGCGTTGTTTCTTCATCCTGAAATACATGATTCTATTCTCGATGGATGtaagagtattttttttttcttttaaaagaatctttagAATTGAAAACCAAACTGATGAAATTGAGAACCGGACCAATTCTCcccaaaatcaaaattgaaccTGTAGGTCCGGTCCAATATGATTTGAATTCCGGATGGAACTTGATTTAGTGCACATCCCTACTAATTGCAATGATTCTACTACTATTACAGGGAATTCACTTGGAAAATGTTTAAGCCATGATGCTAACGTGGTCATGTCAAATGGCTCgtcttgaaagaaaaaggatattcgagaaaataaaaaagaaatatatagagagaaaaatagATGTTCGGTTACCATTATTTAGATGTGAATCATACTTCCTTCTTAAAAAATAGGATGTGTACCTACTCGATATCTTATTCGTATTCGTACAATAAGGGAAACTTCCCCTGAAAGGAACTTTATTAAATTAATCCCTGCTTTTTTCTAAATGCGAAatacataatcaaatcaaaaaatgaatttttgggaGATTAGTATTTATCATGCCCTGTTAATTGCTTTAGTTACATTATAAGAACTATGACTTTTTGAAACTAAATATGGCATTTGTCGATTGGATTTTATTGTTTGTACAGTTCTATTATCTAATCCATTTCATGCGAGTAATCGCTATTAGCGATGCTATCGAACCCTGACTTTGCATTATTAGATGCTCACTCGCAAATGGGGTGTGGCGGCGAGCAGCCTCCCAGCCCCCTTTATCTTCCATCATCTATTTTTCCCTTCGTTACCCTATCCTCGTGTTGGGTGCTACACCATATATATGGTGCTACCTTAGAACAATATGTTCCTTTCGCATCGTGTTAGTGACATCACCCCaacaattttatcatttttatggtGATGAATAATGAAAGGATTTGATTCCACAAATTTACACAAATGAAGAGCTAGAAGActaaatttcacaaataatgaAACTTGAAGGACTAAAACTTCACTTTACCTAAAAGATATCGATGTACATAAGGGACAAATAAGTTAGTAGCTAATTTAGCATTAGGATATAAGTGTCCCCCATATAGATTAACTTCACCTAAGTGGAattgaatcttttctttttataggtTTCCACATTATCAATGAGAATTGCCTGGACTCATTTTACTAAATCAAGCAATCTATATAGCTACACCGAGTTACCTAAAACACGGATTTTCATTGAATTCaactttctattttttgaatccccttctttatatatatatcctaATTTGCTACCCTTTTCTCTTGTAGTATGAAAGGGACCCGAGGAAATAACCCCGTCTTTTTCAAATTCACAAGCGTGCAATATCAAGAACGAAGTTTGTGGTCCATAACGAAGCACAACCATTCAACAAGATGGGAACGTTGCTCACGGTGTTTGCACATAATTTCTCTTAAGAAAACAACAATAAACTCAATGACCCGCTATTTCGCATTCAAACTTGGATATTAAAGGACAGGAAATTCGAATTCAAGACCTCTTGCTTCTTTTCTATCATACATCATTATATATCGCAATCTTCCCCAAAGATTAATGCACTCATCTCCGAAAATTTCCAAATGCATTTGCTGGACGTTCCCGTCGTACCCAAGAGGAGGTCCTTCTCACAACAGCCACGATGCCCGTAGTAGCCTGCAACGGCCTCGGTCGTCGATTGACGTACTCAAACGCATCACGATCACAATCTCGGGTTCagggaccaaaaaaaaaaaaagaaaaagaaagcacaagTCGATGAATCTctagaaataaaggaaaattcaaaCAGTTGCCCCCGCACGGCAAGTCTCCAAGCAGTCACACTCCTTTCGCTCTCTAGCGATGAGTCGATGACTAACCACCCGAACCATCTCCCCACAAAAGCACAACGCGCCCTTCTGGTCTCGCCATCGCCGGAATATGTTGACTTTTGACCTCTTCGCCGCTGTCAAATCTCTCGAAGGGCCACTTAACAAAGCCTGCAGAATCTCTTCCCGGATGCTCTCGCCTTCTCCTCCTGCTCCTTCTCCTCCCAGATTATGCAGAAACCCTCTGATGCTTTGGGAATGGCGAAACATGGCGCTCTCTCCTTTcgcctcctttttttctcttgcttCCTCGTCCTTGCCGGGTCCCAGTCTCAGCCTGATGATCAGTTCATCTTCAATGGGTTCAACGGCTCCACCGAGTCCAACATTACCCTCCATAAGGCCTCCATCATCAAGTCCAACGGAGCTCTCAAGCTCACCAACCAGACGAGCGACGACATCGGCCAAGCCTTCTACCCTCGGCCTTTCCGGATGTTGGCCGAGGCTTCCGGTGGCCCCGCTGCCGCTGTCTCCTTCAGCACCCACTTCGTGTTCCAGATTAAGCCGCCGAACTCGGGCGAAGGCGGCTACGGCCTCGCGTTCGTGGTCGCCCCCAAGACGTCCTTCCCCGGGGCCCAGGCCGACCACTACCTCGGCCTCTTCAATTCCTCGAACGATGGGAACTCGTCGAACCACATGCTAGTGGTGGAGTTCGACACCGTGAAAGGGTTCAAAGAGACCTCGGACGAAAAGGGGAACAACGTCGGGGTCAATTTCAACGGCATGGAGTCGAACACCACCAAGCCGGCCGGCTACAATATAAATGGCACGTCTAGCGTCGACGACATAAGGCTGGAGAGTGACCAGCCCATTCAAGGCTGGATCGAGTACGACGGCCCGAACAAAGTGTTGAACGTCACTATATCTCCGATCAAGGTGCCGAAACCGGCACAACCTCTCATGTCCGTGCCCGTTAACCTCGCTTTCATATTCGAGGATAGCATGTATGTCGGGTTCTCTGCTTCGACGGGGACCACGAGAAGCTTTCACTACGTTCTAGGATGGAGCTTCCGATTGAACGGAACCGCGACTCCCCTCGACCTGAAACGGCTTCCGCTGCCTCCGGACCAGACGGATTCATCTGATTCATCTTCCTCTTACAAGCCGCGGGTAATAGCCGTCATTGCCTCTCTATGCAGCTTAGCTCTGTGTCTTTCGGGAATCTTGTTCTTCTGTACTGTGATCAAGAAGAGGAGGCAGCCGGAGAATCTTGAGGACTGGGAGTTAGATTGCCCTCACAGGTTCAGGTACAAGGATCTTGACCAGGCAACACAAGGGTTCAAAAAGAGCGAGGTAATCGGGATCGGTGGCTTTGGCGCAGTGTACCACGGCATCTTGCAGACTAACGGGTGCGAGGTCGCTGTCAAGAAGGTGTCTCGAAACTCGATACAGGGAATGAGGGAGTTTGTGGCCGAGATCGAGAGCTTAGGTCGCTTACGGCAAAAGAACCTCGTGAATCTCCAGGGTTGGTGCAAGCAGAAGGACGAGCTCCTCCTCGTATACGACTACGTGCCTCACGGGAGCCTCGATTCGCTGATTTTCAAGCGGAAGGACGGCTTCGTGTTGAACTGGGAACAGAGGTTCCGCATCATCAAGGGCGTCGCGGCCGGATTGCTGTACCTCCACGAGGAGTGGGAGCAAGTCGTGATCCATCGGGACGTGAAGTCCAGCAACGTCCTGATCGATGCGGAAATGAATGCGCGGCTCGGGGATTTCGGCCTCGCCAGGCTATACGAACATGGCACGATGTCGCATACCACCAACTTAGTCGGAACCATAGGGTACCTTGCCCCGGAATTGGCCCGCTCAGGGAAGGCTTCGACGAGCTCTGACGTGTATGCTTTCGGCATTCTGCTGCTCGAAGTGGCCAGCGGCAGGCGTCCGACGGGGTCGGGCCAATTCTTGCTGATGGATTGGGTGATAGAATGTTACGGGACGGGTCGGATTCTCGACACCGCGGATCCCAAGTTACGTTCCGCCTACGATGCTGAGGAGATGGCGATGGTATTG harbors:
- the LOC104453182 gene encoding lectin-domain containing receptor kinase VI.4, encoding MQKPSDALGMAKHGALSFRLLFFSCFLVLAGSQSQPDDQFIFNGFNGSTESNITLHKASIIKSNGALKLTNQTSDDIGQAFYPRPFRMLAEASGGPAAAVSFSTHFVFQIKPPNSGEGGYGLAFVVAPKTSFPGAQADHYLGLFNSSNDGNSSNHMLVVEFDTVKGFKETSDEKGNNVGVNFNGMESNTTKPAGYNINGTSSVDDIRLESDQPIQGWIEYDGPNKVLNVTISPIKVPKPAQPLMSVPVNLAFIFEDSMYVGFSASTGTTRSFHYVLGWSFRLNGTATPLDLKRLPLPPDQTDSSDSSSSYKPRVIAVIASLCSLALCLSGILFFCTVIKKRRQPENLEDWELDCPHRFRYKDLDQATQGFKKSEVIGIGGFGAVYHGILQTNGCEVAVKKVSRNSIQGMREFVAEIESLGRLRQKNLVNLQGWCKQKDELLLVYDYVPHGSLDSLIFKRKDGFVLNWEQRFRIIKGVAAGLLYLHEEWEQVVIHRDVKSSNVLIDAEMNARLGDFGLARLYEHGTMSHTTNLVGTIGYLAPELARSGKASTSSDVYAFGILLLEVASGRRPTGSGQFLLMDWVIECYGTGRILDTADPKLRSAYDAEEMAMVLNLGLVCSQYHAQARPTMRQVIRYLNREEPVPIFVDDSGSRTDDVSFGFLEIASSDTTGTSHAATSSYVSSSVRGLSSTS